CTGATATCTAAAGAAAAACGAATATCGACGTACTTTCTCAGGAGACTGACCACATTTAGCGGAAGTTTTTCTTGCGAGATAAGGAGGGTAAGCCTCTGAAGTTTATACTTTCTTATCTCTAAAAAAAGCCCCGCCACCAACATCCATTTGGAGACGAGACTTCAATAACGCACCGGAAAAAGCTTATGTCAGGCTTATACGCCTCAGGCGGCGCCATTCATGGCAAGTATGATGGCAGCCAGACCGAAACAGAGATTCAGCAAGCACAGAAATACCAATGTCTGCTTCTGATTGAGCCCCGTTGCCAGCAAACGATAATGCGCCTGCGATGCATCGGCCTGATAGATCGGCTTGGACTGAAGCATTCTGCGGATGACCACAATGATATTATCGAAGATCGGTACGCCCAGTGCGAAGATCGGAACGAATAAGGACGCCAGAGTTGCACCTTTAAACGCACCATCCAGGGCAATGATCCCGAGTATGAACCCGAGGAAGGTTGCACCGGCATCCCCCATAAACACTCGAGCCGGCGGCTTATTATATCGTAAATATCCCAGCGCAGCACCTACGAGAATGACGGCCAGCAGCGCGGATTCGCCTCTGCCCAGCGTAATCGCCACAACAAACAGCGTGCCTCCGGATATGGCGGAGAGCCCTCCAGCAAGGCCGTCGATGCCATCCGAGAAATTAATAACTGTCGTTACACCAAAAATCCACAAAATCGTTAAGATGAGCTGCAGCCATTCCGGCAGGTTAATATACTGACCCGTAAACGGATTGTTGAATCCTTCAAACGCGATGCCATAGCTGTATACAACAACGGCTGCGCTGACCTGTACAATGAGCTTCGGCAGCGAAGCCAGCTCCTTGCCTTGGGACTTATACCAATCATCCACAAGTCCGATGCCAAGAATAAGAGCACTACCGATAAAGATGCCTACCGCTTCCCTTGAAATGGCGCCGGTAAGCGCAAAATAAGTGATGAAAAATCCGATAAATATGGCGACCCCCGCTGTCAGCGGTATCGGCTCGCGGTGTATTTTCCGCTCGCTGTCCGGTCTTGGCTTGTCCACAAAATCAAGCTTGATCGCAAGTTTACGAAATGGCGGAATCAGTACCAATACCAGCACCATGGATATGACAAACGCTGCAAAATAGAGCATGGTTTCCTCCCAATAAATGATGAATAATGGAGAACATTGCATTCTAAGTATATGACTTATATCGAACTCTATCAACCTATCAAAAGAAAAAGACTGCTGCATCAGTAGAATTTCTACTTAGCAGCAGCCCTCCCGGACTCACGGGTTAAGACTCCTTCTTCACCGCAAGTCCAATGATCATAACGATAAGTGCCAGCAAAGCAATCAACTGATCGATGGTCATGGCCAAAAGCCTCCTTCAAGCAGGATGGCTCTTGCCCGGGCTACACATCTCCCTCTCCCGTTAAATGCCTTACGTTTTCCCCACTACCATCTTATGAGGGCCCCTACCCGTTTTATGACGGGACCGCCAAAAAAACCTGCTCCCGTTCATAAAACACGGGAGGGCAGGTTGTATCGGCATAGCTTGGAAAATGAGCTGTTCCGAATATGACTCGCTACGGATTAGGCTTCCCTTACTCCGTCACGATGTCATAAATCAATACAGGCGCATCCGCATGATCTGCAATCCGAATGCTTTCATACAGCTTCTGCTTCACGTCATCCACGTTCTCGCGGTTAGCATGAATGGTTACAAGGGAATCACCCTTCTTCACGGCATCGCCGACCTTCTTGTTCAGCATCAGGCCTACAGCCAGATCAATCTCGGATTCCTTCGTCGCGCGGCCGGCTCCAAGCAGCATCGCTGCGGTACCGATCTCATCCGCTACCAGCTCGGCGACAACGCCGTCCTGCCGTGCAGGAAGCTCAATCAGATATTGCGCCTTCGGCAAACGGTCCGGATGATCCACCACGGACGGGTCTCCGCCTTGGTTCTGAATGAATTCCTTGAACTTCTCCAGTGCCTTGCCGTTCCGGATAACCTCTCTGAGCTTCTCTTCGGCATCTTCAAGCGAATCTGCCTTCTGCGCAAGGTAAACCATCTGCCGGCCCAGAGCCAGGCACAGCTCCTCCAGATCCTTCGGTCCCTCGCCGCGAAGTGCATCAATCGCTTCCTGCACCTCCAGCGAGTTGCCAATCGCGGCGCCAAGCGGCTGGCTCATATCGGAGATGACTGCCATCGTTTTGCGGCCTACGTTGTTGCCGATGCTGACCATGGCGTGTGCCAATTCCTTGGCATCCTCCACCGTTTTCATGAACGCGCCTGCGCCGGTTTTAACGTCCAACACAATCGCATCCGAGCCAGCGGCGATCTTCTTGCTCATGATGGAGCTGGCAATCAGCGGAATGGAGTTGACGGTAGCCGTCACATCCCGGAGTGCGTACAGTTTTTTATCCGCCGGCGTGAGGTTTCCGGTTTGGCCGATGACGGCGATTTTATGTTGATTCACAAGGTTCACAAATTCGTCTTTGCTGATCTCCACATGGAATCCTTCGATGGACTCCAGCTTGTCGATCGTTCCTCCGGTATGACCGAGGCCGCGTCCGGACATCTTCGCTACCGGAATATCCAGAGCCGCTACGAGCGGAGCCAGTAGAAGCGTCGTCGTGTCGCCTACGCCCCCGGTGGAATGCTTATCGACCTTGATCCCCTCAATTGCGGACAGATCAATCGTTTCGCCGGAGTTTACCATCGCCATCGTCAAGTCCGCCCGCTCCCGGTCGGACATGTCCTGGAAATATATCGCCATGTTCATGGCGCTCACCTGATAGTCGGGAATGTCTCCCTTGGTATATCCGTCGATAAAGAAATTGATCTCTTCTGTTGTCAGTTCCTTGCCGTCGCGTTTCTTCGCAATTAAATCAACCATTCTCATCGTACATTCTCCTCACTGTTTGCGATGATTGTATTCCTTCCACGGGCATCACTACAAATGCGGATCCGATCGCTGTTGCCCTCAGATTCCTTATATTGTTAATATTGTTGGAATCCGTGGGGCAAAGGCGACCGCTTCGCTTCTCCAAAACAAACCCGCTTTCTTCGTCGGGGCAGTTTCCTTACAGCGAAATCGCCGTATCAAGAGCCACTTCCATCATCTCGTTAAACGTCGTTTGCCGCTCCTCGGAAGAAGTCTCTTCCCCTGTGAGCAAATGATCGCTTACGGTCAGGATCGTCAGGGCGTTTACGCCGAAACGTGCGGCAATCGTGTAGAGCGCCGTTGTCTCCATTTCCACGCCGAGCACGCCATGCTGCATCAGCTTCTCCACCACGGATTTGTCCTCGCGGTAGAACACATCGGACGTGAACACGTTGCCGACATGCATCTTCAGGCCTTTCTCCTTGCCGCGCTCATACGCGCCCAGCAGCAGCGGGAAGCTGGCGATCGGGGAGAAATCATAACCGTTAAAGTGGTGACGGTTCATGCCGGAATCCGAGCACGCCGCCTGGGCCAGAATGACGTCGCGTACATGAACATGCTCCTGCATCGCGCCGCAGGTTCCGACACGGAACAAGTTTTTCACGCCATAATCCCGAATGAGTTCATTGACATAAATCCCGATGGAAGGCACGCCCATGCCCGAACCTTGCACGGAGATGCGTTTTCCTTTGTAGGTTCCCGTAAATCCGAGCATGCCCCGCACTTCGTTGTAGCAGGTCACATCCTCCAAATACGTCTCGGCAATAAATTTAGCCCGCAGCGGGTCGCCTGGCAGCAGAATCGACTCGGCGATATCTCCCGGTTTCGCTCCAATATGTGTACTCATGTCCCATTCCTCCACTTATTCGATTATTTCAAATCATTCAAAAAGCTGGTTCCGTGCTCCGGCAGCTTCACGCCGAAGTTGTCGGCAACCGTGGCGCCAATGTCGGCAAAGGTTTTGCGAAGCGGCAGCTCCTTGCCTTCCGTAAAGCGAGGAGAATATACGAGCAGCGGCACGTATTCACGCGTATGGTCCGTGCCCTTGTAGGTAGGATCATTCCCGTGGTCGGCCGTGATGATCAGAAGATCATTCTCCGTCATTTTCTCAAATACCTCGGGGAGGCGATGATCGTAATCCTCCAACGCTTGGCCATATCCTTGCGGATCGCGCCGATGTCCGTACACGGCATCGAAATCCACGAGGTTCAGGAAGCTCAGACCCTTGAACGGTTCACCTAGGGTTTGCACCATTTTATCCATGCCGTCCATATTCGATACGGTTCTGACCGCCTTCGTAATGCCTTCGCCATCATAAATGTCGGAGATTTTTCCGAGGGCGATGACGTCAAGACCAGCATCCTTCATCTCGTTCATCGTGGTACGTCCGAAAGGCTTCAAGGCATAGTCATGCCGATTCGCCGTACGCTTGAAGCTCCCCACCTCGCCTCTGAAAGGACGGGCGATGATCCGGCCAAGCATATAAGGATCCTCCAGCGTGATTTCGCGGCAGAACTCGCAGATTTCGTACAGCTCTTTCAGTGGAACGATATCCTCATGCGCAGCGATTTGAAGCACGGAATCCGCAGAGGTATAAATGATCAGCGCTCCCGTTTTTACATGCTCTTCGCCAAGCTCTTCGATAATCTCCGTTCCGCTGGCCGGCTTGTTGCCGATGACCTTGCGTCCGGTCTTCTCTTCAATGCGCTGGATCAGCTCGTCCGGAAACCCGTCCGGGAATACGCGGAATGGCGTATCAATATACAAGCCCATGATCTCCCAGTGGCCTGTCATGGTGTCTTTGCCATTCGAAGCTTCCTGCATCTTCGTATAGTAAGCCCGAGGTTGATCCGCAGCAGGGATTCCCTCGATTTCCCGAATGTTGGACAGACCGAGCGCAGCCATATTCGGCATGTTGAGCCCGCCGCATTCGCGGGCAATATGACCCAGCGTGTCGGATCCGATATCGTCAAAATCAGCCGCATCCGGTGCTTCGCCGATACCTACAGAGTCCAATACAATTAAATGAATTCGATCAAAACGTTCCATATCCAAGTGATCCCCCTCATATAATGAGTTTTTACATCAAAACTATCCATAAGGCTCGCTTGTTGTTATCCTTCCATGCCTTGCTTACAGGAACAGTCCCGCAATCGTTGCCGACAGCACGCTCACCAGCGTTGCGCCGT
This Paenibacillus sp. JZ16 DNA region includes the following protein-coding sequences:
- a CDS encoding MraY family glycosyltransferase, translated to MLYFAAFVISMVLVLVLIPPFRKLAIKLDFVDKPRPDSERKIHREPIPLTAGVAIFIGFFITYFALTGAISREAVGIFIGSALILGIGLVDDWYKSQGKELASLPKLIVQVSAAVVVYSYGIAFEGFNNPFTGQYINLPEWLQLILTILWIFGVTTVINFSDGIDGLAGGLSAISGGTLFVVAITLGRGESALLAVILVGAALGYLRYNKPPARVFMGDAGATFLGFILGIIALDGAFKGATLASLFVPIFALGVPIFDNIIVVIRRMLQSKPIYQADASQAHYRLLATGLNQKQTLVFLCLLNLCFGLAAIILAMNGAA
- a CDS encoding pyrimidine-nucleoside phosphorylase; its protein translation is MRMVDLIAKKRDGKELTTEEINFFIDGYTKGDIPDYQVSAMNMAIYFQDMSDRERADLTMAMVNSGETIDLSAIEGIKVDKHSTGGVGDTTTLLLAPLVAALDIPVAKMSGRGLGHTGGTIDKLESIEGFHVEISKDEFVNLVNQHKIAVIGQTGNLTPADKKLYALRDVTATVNSIPLIASSIMSKKIAAGSDAIVLDVKTGAGAFMKTVEDAKELAHAMVSIGNNVGRKTMAVISDMSQPLGAAIGNSLEVQEAIDALRGEGPKDLEELCLALGRQMVYLAQKADSLEDAEEKLREVIRNGKALEKFKEFIQNQGGDPSVVDHPDRLPKAQYLIELPARQDGVVAELVADEIGTAAMLLGAGRATKESEIDLAVGLMLNKKVGDAVKKGDSLVTIHANRENVDDVKQKLYESIRIADHADAPVLIYDIVTE
- the deoD gene encoding purine-nucleoside phosphorylase, giving the protein MSTHIGAKPGDIAESILLPGDPLRAKFIAETYLEDVTCYNEVRGMLGFTGTYKGKRISVQGSGMGVPSIGIYVNELIRDYGVKNLFRVGTCGAMQEHVHVRDVILAQAACSDSGMNRHHFNGYDFSPIASFPLLLGAYERGKEKGLKMHVGNVFTSDVFYREDKSVVEKLMQHGVLGVEMETTALYTIAARFGVNALTILTVSDHLLTGEETSSEERQTTFNEMMEVALDTAISL
- the deoB gene encoding phosphopentomutase, which produces MERFDRIHLIVLDSVGIGEAPDAADFDDIGSDTLGHIARECGGLNMPNMAALGLSNIREIEGIPAADQPRAYYTKMQEASNGKDTMTGHWEIMGLYIDTPFRVFPDGFPDELIQRIEEKTGRKVIGNKPASGTEIIEELGEEHVKTGALIIYTSADSVLQIAAHEDIVPLKELYEICEFCREITLEDPYMLGRIIARPFRGEVGSFKRTANRHDYALKPFGRTTMNEMKDAGLDVIALGKISDIYDGEGITKAVRTVSNMDGMDKMVQTLGEPFKGLSFLNLVDFDAVYGHRRDPQGYGQALEDYDHRLPEVFEKMTENDLLIITADHGNDPTYKGTDHTREYVPLLVYSPRFTEGKELPLRKTFADIGATVADNFGVKLPEHGTSFLNDLK